Proteins co-encoded in one Cytophaga hutchinsonii ATCC 33406 genomic window:
- a CDS encoding YiiX family permuted papain-like enzyme yields the protein MKKILFPILVLLVCLTASALYLQNKQQHFSIKAQNIVSDYLEGDIIFQSSQSNQCKAVKLATHSEYSHVGMITFVDKKPYVLEAVEPVRLTDLETWKAHGTGGHYTVMRLKNRSTEILDTEIPAAQALGKKMLGTHYDLYFNWSDEQLYCSELVWKIYQRGYNVELCSLKKMKEFDLTSPEVKAIMKQRYGNKPPLEEDVVAPSDLSHSALLYEVEKK from the coding sequence ATGAAAAAAATCCTTTTTCCTATCCTTGTGCTGTTGGTATGTTTAACGGCCAGCGCACTATATCTACAGAATAAACAACAACACTTTTCCATTAAAGCACAAAATATTGTTTCAGATTACCTGGAAGGGGATATTATATTTCAATCCTCTCAATCCAATCAGTGCAAAGCAGTAAAGCTTGCAACACATTCTGAATACAGCCATGTAGGTATGATTACCTTCGTTGACAAGAAGCCTTATGTACTGGAAGCTGTTGAACCCGTTCGTCTAACCGATCTGGAGACATGGAAAGCACACGGCACAGGCGGTCATTATACGGTTATGCGTTTAAAGAACAGAAGCACAGAAATACTGGATACAGAAATACCGGCTGCTCAGGCACTGGGTAAAAAAATGCTTGGCACACATTATGATTTGTATTTTAACTGGAGCGATGAGCAATTGTATTGTTCTGAACTTGTATGGAAAATATATCAGCGCGGGTATAACGTGGAATTGTGTTCACTTAAAAAAATGAAAGAATTTGATTTGACATCCCCCGAGGTAAAGGCAATTATGAAACAGCGATACGGCAACAAGCCGCCGCTGGAAGAAGATGTGGTAGCACCTTCAGATTTATCACATTCAGCATTATTGTATGAAGTTGAGAAAAAATAA
- a CDS encoding DUF3857 domain-containing protein has protein sequence MRSILISIALLASHITMAQVRTTVTVRNAKELEQLSQRFDTEAAKIKEVPKKYENESVVVLFHSANFFIERGEVIYFVERVKTRVYLKDKAAVEKYSTYYTSGYGDNNSSEVTIIKPDGTSSTLELKDGIKETNSASIPIHYRSSVTLNQTYYKFALPDLEPGDIIDYTQVSKNPMGILTGNIPFSRIYLASDFPVVRTFITIEVPTKDAYMYLESLNGAPLLNRKGGDNGLITFSLQDSLRDKILNDWKLPREKYVPHIKFILTRYTGADNNQVIPVRTADSRIHGKLTNDEFVRAANLVKNVEGFGAAAAKIVISEVIAANPEAKTDVNKLMELSWYYIRRKVITEEPIYYSEMYVPRGQYDLYIASIFMQILTKKKESFDFVLTTGNKNAGIKNVISPMEISWGIRWKGKYLMYPSYYMQFGELQNVYQGGEAMIVKNYNLKLKTFSFNTEVLPKLDYKDNQLIEKYNISITEDFDKIACTRTMTAKKGFTGTFIQDYYMRDFNDDQLKYIKKYKATDSTTLYKGLKASVAEELKRKHKEEQVQYFKNIRDAHIELVKDEYYMMDEYKSYKVSGYAMTPNSPEFLIEESFTLNDLVKKAGNGYMVRIGALLGDYDKVEEDFRKRNYSGALDLPSTKTATITFQIPDGYKVSSLDKANRSFSNGFMDMESSLTVVDNTVVLTVTRNIKKTDFTVEEFATMVKYYDEMYELTQSQIVLKKK, from the coding sequence ATGCGTTCTATTTTAATATCAATTGCTTTACTCGCGAGCCATATTACAATGGCACAGGTTCGTACAACTGTTACTGTCCGCAATGCAAAGGAGCTTGAACAGCTCTCTCAACGGTTTGACACGGAAGCGGCAAAAATAAAAGAAGTGCCTAAAAAATATGAAAATGAATCGGTTGTAGTTTTATTTCACTCCGCCAACTTTTTTATAGAAAGAGGAGAAGTTATTTATTTTGTTGAACGTGTTAAAACGCGCGTATACCTGAAGGATAAAGCTGCAGTAGAAAAATATTCTACCTATTATACGTCTGGTTATGGAGACAACAATTCTTCGGAAGTAACGATTATAAAACCAGACGGCACATCAAGTACACTGGAGTTAAAAGATGGGATTAAGGAAACCAATTCAGCTTCTATTCCTATTCATTACAGATCCAGCGTAACGCTAAACCAAACGTATTACAAATTTGCGCTGCCCGATCTGGAGCCTGGAGATATTATTGATTATACTCAGGTATCAAAAAATCCTATGGGAATACTAACAGGAAACATTCCATTTTCACGTATTTACCTGGCATCAGACTTTCCAGTAGTGAGAACATTTATTACAATAGAAGTGCCAACAAAAGATGCGTACATGTATCTTGAATCGTTGAATGGTGCACCGCTGCTAAACAGAAAAGGTGGAGATAATGGCTTGATCACGTTTTCTTTGCAGGATTCGCTGCGAGATAAAATTTTAAACGACTGGAAATTGCCGCGTGAAAAATACGTTCCGCACATTAAGTTTATTCTTACAAGATATACAGGAGCAGATAATAACCAGGTGATTCCGGTAAGAACAGCGGATAGCCGCATTCATGGCAAATTGACAAACGATGAATTTGTGCGTGCTGCGAATCTTGTAAAAAACGTGGAAGGATTTGGAGCAGCAGCTGCCAAAATAGTTATATCCGAAGTAATTGCCGCTAACCCGGAAGCTAAAACCGACGTGAATAAATTAATGGAGTTGTCGTGGTATTATATCCGCCGGAAAGTAATTACAGAAGAACCGATTTATTATTCAGAAATGTATGTTCCAAGAGGACAATATGATTTGTATATCGCAAGTATTTTTATGCAGATCCTTACAAAGAAAAAAGAATCATTCGATTTTGTTTTAACAACAGGAAATAAAAATGCAGGCATTAAAAATGTGATAAGCCCGATGGAGATCAGCTGGGGCATACGCTGGAAAGGAAAATACCTGATGTATCCATCGTATTACATGCAGTTTGGCGAATTACAGAATGTGTATCAGGGAGGTGAAGCCATGATCGTTAAAAACTATAATTTAAAACTTAAAACATTTTCATTTAACACTGAAGTATTGCCTAAACTTGATTATAAGGATAATCAGCTGATAGAAAAATACAACATATCAATTACGGAAGATTTTGATAAAATTGCCTGCACACGAACAATGACTGCAAAAAAAGGTTTTACCGGAACCTTCATTCAGGATTACTACATGCGCGATTTTAATGATGATCAGCTTAAATATATTAAGAAATACAAAGCAACAGATTCGACCACACTATACAAAGGATTAAAGGCTTCTGTGGCAGAAGAATTAAAAAGAAAACATAAAGAAGAGCAGGTGCAATACTTCAAAAATATTCGTGATGCACACATTGAATTGGTGAAAGATGAATATTATATGATGGATGAATATAAGTCATATAAGGTAAGCGGTTATGCAATGACACCAAATTCTCCGGAATTTTTAATTGAAGAATCGTTTACTTTGAATGATTTGGTTAAAAAGGCAGGTAATGGATATATGGTCCGTATAGGCGCACTGCTGGGCGACTACGATAAAGTAGAAGAAGATTTTAGAAAACGCAATTACAGCGGCGCGCTGGATCTGCCTTCAACAAAAACGGCAACAATTACTTTCCAGATTCCGGATGGCTACAAAGTTTCTTCTCTTGATAAAGCAAACAGATCTTTTTCTAACGGATTTATGGATATGGAATCATCGCTGACAGTTGTAGATAATACTGTGGTTCTAACCGTTACACGCAATATCAAGAAAACTGATTTCACGGTGGAAGAGTTTGCAACGATGGTAAAATATTATGATGAGATGTATGAACTTACCCAAAGCCAAATAGTATTAAAGAAAAAATAA
- a CDS encoding FKBP-type peptidyl-prolyl cis-trans isomerase, producing the protein MNRISIFLFLFCACILNVYAQNKKTPATGKAEPSYLKTASGLEYKIIKEGPGNQRPEQGGYISFWFQLQTLQDSIIDSQFGDPNPVGIPTQEALHKPGIEEGFLLLTEGDSAVFLLNADSLYINSFHQKRPDYLKPQSKVKMIVKMGTVYSKQFVDSVMAQQKIAMAEQSKGETDVYTKDSIAIQNYLKQNHLSGVATPGGAYVVILEKSTFSKADLKAGEDVQTTYIGSLLSNGSVFDKSAPGDYFKFRLGSGQVIQGWDQGFLKLKHGDKALILIPSRLAYGTRGAGGSIPPNAPLVFEVQVK; encoded by the coding sequence ATGAACCGTATATCTATTTTTCTTTTTTTATTCTGTGCATGTATACTTAATGTATATGCACAGAATAAAAAAACACCAGCTACAGGCAAAGCCGAACCCAGCTATCTAAAAACCGCAAGCGGTTTAGAATATAAAATAATTAAAGAAGGCCCGGGAAACCAGCGGCCCGAACAAGGAGGTTATATTTCTTTTTGGTTTCAGCTCCAAACGCTTCAGGACTCAATCATTGACAGTCAGTTTGGCGATCCGAATCCCGTAGGAATTCCTACCCAGGAGGCTTTGCACAAACCCGGCATTGAAGAAGGGTTTCTGTTACTGACAGAAGGAGACAGCGCTGTTTTTTTATTGAATGCAGATTCATTGTATATAAATTCATTTCATCAGAAAAGACCGGATTACCTGAAGCCACAAAGCAAGGTTAAAATGATTGTAAAAATGGGCACTGTCTATTCAAAACAATTTGTTGATTCAGTAATGGCGCAGCAAAAAATTGCGATGGCCGAGCAGTCGAAAGGTGAAACAGATGTTTATACGAAGGATAGCATTGCCATTCAAAACTATTTGAAACAAAACCATCTATCCGGAGTGGCAACACCCGGTGGTGCATATGTAGTCATATTAGAAAAAAGCACATTCAGCAAAGCAGATCTTAAAGCCGGCGAAGACGTACAGACAACCTACATCGGAAGCTTATTAAGCAACGGTTCTGTATTTGATAAGTCTGCCCCGGGCGATTATTTTAAATTCCGTTTAGGTTCCGGACAAGTTATTCAAGGCTGGGATCAAGGCTTCCTAAAATTAAAACACGGCGACAAGGCACTGATTTTAATTCCTTCCCGTTTAGCTTATGGTACCAGAGGTGCCGGAGGAAGTATTCCGCCGAATGCACCATTGGTATTTGAAGTTCAGGTAAAATAA
- a CDS encoding helix-turn-helix domain-containing protein, whose protein sequence is MNPTIEQTDINVPFEMACQFVAHTAKSVFVTGKAGTGKTTFLKQLREHTPKKLAVAAPTGVAAIHAGGVTLHSLFQLPFKPFLPTVSNALFQQEQNFCDQKTLFTTTHLSAAKIDVIKELEVLIIDEVSMVRADLLDAIDTILRHYRGNESPFGGLQMVFIGDLYQLPPVVRNEEWSVMQLYYDSPFFFEAHALRALNPLVIELQKTYRQKDGLFLDILNRIRVNGVHPTDLDHLNTYYKPTFRPSPGEAYITLTTHNDKAETINKHQLNQLKTEERKYKAFVTGDFNERSYPVELQLQLKVNAQVMFIKNDKGDNRKFYNGMLAVVTELADEYIMVKPVSGADVMKVERETWKNIRYQANKEQDKIEEEELGSFVQFPLRLAWAITIHKSQGLTFDRAIVDAGDSFAAGQVYVALSRLTSTKELVLYSKISTHSIRVDERILKYLEVTHPVNELEGYLKVQQQKFLAQSLKKAFQFDDLVHESYEQYIYAGERQIPEQQMAVDCLKAVHTCLADLHKVGLKFIGELERILPAVEKQGYEHLHQRVSSASAYFDSRLTLECITPLWEHITFMIPKKKTKKYVKEVQLMLQQIKRQKATVEQAKHYAEGLLAGTDVKELLKKGKPKLDEEIVEIVKEKPKKGESHRISLDMFLAGKTIQQIADERNYAVTTIEGHLCSFLKTGEVIISQLVDRDTQEKITAIIDEIGPLSSKTIKERLDESITYGQIKAVLEIYNSPSR, encoded by the coding sequence ATGAATCCCACGATCGAACAAACAGACATTAATGTGCCGTTTGAAATGGCATGTCAATTTGTTGCCCATACAGCGAAATCTGTTTTTGTAACAGGTAAAGCAGGTACGGGAAAAACTACTTTTTTAAAACAGCTTAGGGAGCATACACCAAAAAAACTTGCCGTTGCTGCACCAACCGGTGTTGCGGCTATCCATGCAGGTGGTGTAACGTTACATTCTCTTTTTCAATTGCCGTTTAAACCATTTTTGCCTACAGTTTCCAACGCGTTATTTCAGCAGGAACAGAATTTCTGTGATCAGAAAACACTTTTTACAACAACGCATTTAAGTGCTGCTAAAATCGATGTGATAAAAGAACTGGAAGTACTGATTATTGATGAAGTTTCAATGGTCCGTGCAGATTTGCTGGATGCAATAGATACTATATTAAGACATTACCGGGGAAATGAAAGTCCGTTTGGTGGTTTACAAATGGTTTTCATTGGGGATCTCTATCAGCTGCCGCCGGTAGTTAGAAATGAAGAATGGAGCGTGATGCAGCTGTATTACGATAGTCCGTTTTTTTTCGAGGCACACGCGCTTCGTGCTTTAAATCCGCTGGTGATTGAACTGCAAAAAACATATCGTCAGAAAGATGGTTTATTTCTGGATATTTTAAACAGAATCCGTGTAAATGGGGTACATCCAACAGATTTAGACCATTTAAATACCTATTATAAACCAACTTTTCGCCCATCTCCCGGAGAAGCTTATATTACCTTAACAACGCATAACGACAAAGCCGAAACAATTAATAAGCATCAGCTTAATCAATTAAAAACGGAAGAAAGAAAGTACAAAGCATTTGTAACCGGAGATTTTAACGAAAGAAGTTATCCGGTTGAATTGCAGCTGCAGCTGAAGGTGAATGCACAGGTGATGTTTATTAAAAATGACAAAGGAGATAACCGGAAATTTTATAATGGCATGCTTGCGGTAGTTACCGAACTTGCAGATGAATACATTATGGTTAAACCTGTTTCCGGAGCCGATGTAATGAAAGTTGAACGGGAAACCTGGAAAAACATACGCTATCAGGCAAACAAAGAGCAGGATAAAATTGAAGAGGAAGAACTTGGTTCGTTTGTTCAGTTTCCATTGCGCTTGGCCTGGGCAATTACCATTCATAAAAGCCAGGGTTTAACCTTTGACCGCGCCATTGTAGATGCAGGAGATTCCTTTGCAGCCGGTCAGGTATATGTGGCGTTGAGTAGATTAACTTCTACAAAAGAACTCGTGCTGTATTCTAAAATTTCGACCCACAGCATCCGTGTAGATGAGCGGATCTTAAAATATCTGGAAGTTACACATCCGGTAAATGAATTAGAAGGGTATCTGAAAGTACAGCAACAGAAGTTTTTAGCCCAGTCACTTAAAAAAGCATTCCAGTTTGATGATCTGGTACATGAAAGTTATGAGCAGTATATCTATGCAGGAGAGCGGCAAATTCCAGAGCAGCAGATGGCTGTTGATTGTCTGAAGGCTGTTCACACATGCCTGGCAGATTTACACAAAGTAGGGCTTAAGTTTATCGGAGAACTGGAGCGCATTCTTCCAGCAGTTGAAAAACAAGGCTATGAACATTTGCATCAGCGTGTAAGCAGTGCATCAGCCTATTTTGACAGTAGATTAACACTTGAATGCATCACACCTCTCTGGGAACACATAACATTCATGATTCCTAAGAAGAAGACAAAAAAGTATGTAAAGGAAGTACAATTGATGCTGCAGCAGATTAAACGTCAAAAAGCTACGGTAGAACAGGCCAAACACTATGCAGAAGGATTATTAGCCGGAACCGATGTAAAAGAGTTGTTGAAAAAGGGTAAACCAAAGCTTGACGAAGAAATAGTAGAAATTGTAAAAGAAAAGCCTAAAAAAGGAGAAAGTCACCGCATTAGTCTGGATATGTTTCTGGCAGGCAAAACGATTCAGCAAATTGCAGATGAACGGAATTACGCCGTTACAACAATTGAAGGGCATTTATGCTCCTTTTTAAAGACAGGAGAAGTAATAATAAGCCAGTTAGTAGATCGTGATACACAAGAGAAAATAACAGCGATAATTGATGAAATTGGTCCGTTATCTTCAAAAACAATTAAAGAAAGACTGGATGAGTCAATTACATATGGACAAATAAAGGCTGTTTTGGAAATATATAACAGCCCTTCCCGCTAA
- a CDS encoding DHH family phosphoesterase codes for MQQQLIELKPLLDSPKKIVITTHHKPDADALGSSLALARFLKKLKHEVQVIVPSDYPSFLDWMSGNDSVWIYNEGKEEQSALYIEAADIIFCLDFNALGRINELGALVGKSPAIKVLVDHHLEPQDFADISISDIKAAATGVLIYELIIGLNGRDLMDTYIAECIYAGIMTDTGSFRHSNTDKKVHQIIADLYSWNLDSSRVHRLIFDTNSEERLRLLGFCLSEKLVVLADCYTAFMYLSAEELKRFDARTGDTEGLVNYALSIDKVVLAAMIIEREDGVKISFRSKGDFNVNEFARTHFEGGGHKNASGGRSLKSLSETVRNFREIVSTYKEELLENLRKEKFLC; via the coding sequence ATGCAGCAACAGCTGATTGAATTAAAGCCGCTCTTAGATTCTCCTAAGAAAATTGTTATAACCACCCATCACAAGCCGGATGCCGATGCATTAGGATCTTCGTTGGCATTGGCCCGTTTTTTAAAAAAATTAAAGCACGAGGTTCAGGTTATAGTACCTTCAGATTATCCGTCTTTTTTAGACTGGATGTCAGGGAATGACAGTGTCTGGATTTACAATGAGGGGAAAGAAGAGCAATCAGCGCTGTACATTGAAGCAGCCGACATTATTTTTTGTCTGGATTTTAATGCACTTGGCCGCATAAATGAACTGGGCGCACTCGTTGGGAAATCTCCTGCAATAAAAGTATTGGTAGATCACCATCTCGAACCACAGGATTTTGCTGACATTTCAATTTCAGACATAAAAGCAGCAGCTACAGGGGTTTTAATTTATGAATTGATTATTGGCCTGAATGGAAGAGACCTTATGGATACCTACATAGCTGAATGTATCTATGCAGGTATCATGACAGATACAGGATCATTCCGCCATTCAAATACAGATAAAAAAGTTCACCAGATCATTGCAGACCTATATAGCTGGAATCTTGATTCCTCGCGTGTGCATCGATTAATATTTGATACCAATTCAGAAGAACGTCTGAGATTGCTTGGCTTTTGTTTATCAGAAAAACTAGTTGTATTGGCAGATTGCTATACAGCGTTTATGTATTTAAGTGCAGAAGAATTAAAACGTTTTGATGCACGCACCGGCGATACAGAAGGCCTTGTAAATTATGCTTTATCCATTGACAAGGTAGTGCTTGCAGCCATGATTATCGAGCGAGAAGATGGCGTAAAAATATCCTTCCGCTCCAAAGGTGATTTTAATGTGAATGAATTTGCCCGTACTCATTTTGAAGGAGGTGGCCACAAAAATGCTTCAGGAGGAAGATCGCTTAAATCTTTGTCTGAAACAGTGCGCAACTTCCGTGAAATAGTATCCACTTATAAAGAAGAATTACTCGAAAATCTACGTAAAGAAAAATTTCTATGTTAA
- a CDS encoding nucleoside-diphosphate kinase, protein MGGNRTFSMIKPDAVKDGHSGSILKMIEGAGFRIVAIKLTYLSAERAGEFYAVHTGKPFYDSLKSIMSESPIIALILEKENAVEDFRKLIGATNPANADAGTIRKLFAKSLERNAVHGSDSDENAQIEGSFFFSALEKF, encoded by the coding sequence ATGGGAGGTAATAGAACATTTTCAATGATCAAACCCGATGCCGTAAAAGACGGGCATAGTGGTAGTATTTTAAAAATGATTGAAGGCGCAGGGTTTAGAATTGTTGCGATTAAGTTAACGTATTTAAGTGCTGAACGTGCAGGGGAATTTTATGCTGTGCATACAGGTAAACCTTTTTATGACAGCCTGAAATCAATCATGTCTGAAAGCCCGATAATAGCTCTTATTTTAGAGAAAGAAAATGCTGTTGAAGATTTCAGAAAACTTATTGGTGCAACAAATCCTGCCAATGCAGATGCGGGTACTATACGCAAGTTGTTTGCAAAATCTCTGGAACGTAATGCCGTGCACGGTTCTGATTCGGATGAAAATGCGCAGATTGAAGGAAGTTTCTTTTTCAGTGCATTAGAGAAATTTTAA
- a CDS encoding FKBP-type peptidyl-prolyl cis-trans isomerase, producing the protein MNKVYIILGFCFLSISVFAQKKQKTPSKASLFHEKDVAYTPSGLAYKYRLDVPGKTGAVGDVVKLHFVLRNSKDSILRSTIEEDRMVITTIQKPRYAASFEEGLGMLSKGDSCAFWISADSLFKKGIGAEMPPFIEKGSFLRFEVKMYDVLTMAEYVEEQEIMAKKVKADEDAALASYIKTNNIPAVLDTATGVYYQVVQAGTGAKPKKGNKVIVHYTGHLLNGEIFDSSLDRGDPFDFIIGQGRVIEGWDEGIPLMRKGEKGILYIPSYRGYGEQRAGSIPPNSTLIFEVELLDIK; encoded by the coding sequence ATGAATAAAGTATACATCATTCTGGGTTTTTGTTTTCTAAGCATATCTGTTTTTGCTCAGAAAAAACAAAAGACTCCAAGCAAGGCATCTCTATTTCATGAAAAGGATGTAGCCTATACACCCTCAGGTTTGGCATACAAATACAGACTTGATGTGCCGGGTAAAACCGGGGCAGTAGGTGATGTTGTAAAACTGCATTTTGTATTGCGTAACAGTAAAGATTCAATTCTGCGCAGTACCATAGAGGAAGACAGGATGGTTATTACAACCATTCAAAAACCAAGGTATGCAGCATCCTTTGAAGAAGGTCTGGGAATGCTTTCTAAAGGAGACAGTTGTGCATTCTGGATTTCAGCAGATTCACTTTTTAAAAAAGGTATTGGTGCTGAAATGCCGCCCTTTATTGAAAAAGGAAGCTTCCTTCGTTTTGAAGTAAAGATGTATGACGTATTAACAATGGCAGAATATGTTGAGGAACAAGAAATTATGGCAAAAAAAGTAAAAGCAGATGAAGATGCGGCATTAGCATCATACATCAAAACAAATAATATTCCGGCTGTGTTAGACACGGCAACAGGTGTATATTACCAGGTGGTTCAGGCAGGCACAGGTGCTAAACCTAAAAAAGGAAACAAAGTAATTGTTCATTATACCGGGCATTTATTAAACGGAGAAATTTTTGACAGTTCACTCGATCGGGGAGATCCGTTTGATTTTATCATCGGACAAGGCCGCGTAATTGAAGGCTGGGATGAAGGTATTCCATTGATGCGAAAAGGAGAAAAAGGAATTTTATACATTCCATCCTATCGCGGTTATGGAGAGCAGCGTGCCGGAAGCATTCCCCCTAATTCTACATTGATATTTGAAGTTGAATTGCTGGATATAAAGTAG
- a CDS encoding FKBP-type peptidyl-prolyl cis-trans isomerase → MLKKSLSLLAGAVMLASITSCNKFEKTESGLEYKILKDSSGEDYPEKGGFITFWFEIQNDKDSTLDTQFKDPNPVGIPTPDVAHKPSIEEGFMLLTEGDSAVFLLNADSLYANTFHQKLPAHIKSGSNVKMVVRMGKVYSKSFVDSVMAVQEQQMANQMLAETEVYKKDSLAIQNYLTKNKLKGQPTIGGVYVVKLKQNNATDLFIAPGDSIETSYVGKLLIEGTEFDKSRDGQPFKFTVGMGQVIKGWDEGFQKLKRGEKALLLIPSRLAYGSRGAQGAIPPNSPLLFEVEVKK, encoded by the coding sequence ATGTTAAAGAAAAGTTTATCCCTGTTAGCGGGAGCAGTAATGTTAGCAAGCATCACGTCATGCAACAAGTTTGAAAAAACAGAAAGCGGTTTAGAATACAAAATCTTAAAAGATTCTTCAGGTGAAGATTATCCTGAAAAAGGAGGCTTTATTACATTTTGGTTTGAAATTCAAAACGATAAAGATTCAACGCTTGATACTCAATTTAAAGACCCGAATCCGGTAGGAATTCCAACACCGGATGTTGCGCACAAACCTAGCATTGAAGAAGGTTTTATGTTGCTTACAGAGGGTGATAGTGCCGTATTTTTACTGAATGCAGATTCATTATATGCAAACACGTTTCACCAAAAATTACCTGCGCACATAAAATCAGGAAGCAATGTGAAAATGGTTGTTCGCATGGGCAAAGTATATTCTAAATCTTTTGTTGATTCAGTAATGGCAGTTCAGGAACAACAGATGGCAAACCAAATGCTTGCTGAAACGGAAGTTTACAAAAAGGATAGTCTTGCTATTCAGAATTACTTAACAAAAAATAAACTTAAAGGCCAGCCAACTATTGGCGGTGTGTACGTTGTTAAGCTGAAGCAAAATAATGCTACAGATCTGTTCATTGCTCCGGGTGATTCAATTGAAACATCTTATGTAGGTAAATTATTAATTGAAGGAACAGAATTTGATAAATCACGTGATGGTCAGCCATTCAAATTTACTGTAGGTATGGGCCAGGTAATTAAAGGCTGGGACGAAGGATTTCAAAAGCTAAAGCGTGGTGAAAAAGCATTGTTGTTAATTCCTTCACGTTTAGCGTATGGTTCAAGAGGTGCTCAAGGTGCAATTCCTCCAAATTCTCCATTGCTTTTTGAAGTTGAAGTAAAAAAATAA